From the Montipora capricornis isolate CH-2021 chromosome 2, ASM3666992v2, whole genome shotgun sequence genome, one window contains:
- the LOC138022793 gene encoding apical junction component 1 homolog — MMYVCIGKGGCRTNRRRSPQYGDMVPVSPSKVKQKQQKAKDKFRTMNGNHPSLDYSPKANNFQEEYAANASVLSLDVNDNQKNPLSPSPSKSNTLPRRSHGGKTPPQKPPRGLPPKPPRLMERRLFTCENPSCQKEEELLGIVALDFKSCPSCFTHYCCVECRRIHWNEHRIVCHYGQADSHMKLIISMCHEHGSLLQYLSEIARQGFVAKGRGAVMVVFLSPKAAELFVDTGVDYFRNPRNTPTFSSTQDLVKAGVSSKHQKNLISLVKNYSPAQEMVLNIAVVIGKNLPKIPLPRNKEPAVIAQIKVSFKGRKFSRTFSPQNSQEFEISSNNVSDHLRRKSL, encoded by the coding sequence ATGATGTACGTCTGTATTGGAAAGGGCGGGTGTCGAACAAACCGCCGTCGCTCGCCCCAGTATGGTGATATGGTCCCTGTGTCACCGTCCAaagtcaaacaaaaacaacagaaagcGAAAGACAAGTTCAGGACGATGAATGGAAATCATCCTTCGCTGGATTATTCACCAAAAGCTAATAACTTTCAAGAGGAATATGCCGCAAACGCTAGCGTGCTATCTTTGGACGTTAACGACAACCAAAAAAATCCTCTATCGCCGTCTCCGTCGAAATCTAACACGCTCCCTCGACGATCTCATGGTGGAAAGACGCCGCCACAGAAACCTCCCCGTGGATTGCCGCCAAAGCCACCTCGACTGATGGAAAGAAGGTTATTTACATGCGAGAATCCCTCATGTCAAAAAGAGGAAGAACTATTAGGAATCGTGGCATTAGACTTCAAATCTTGTCCTTCTTGCTTTACACATTACTGTTGCGTCGAATGTCGAAGAATTCACTGGAATGAGCATAGAATTGTTTGCCACTACGGACAAGCTGATAGCCACATGAAATTGATTATTAGTATGTGTCATGAACACGGCTCCTTGCTGCAATATTTGAGTGAAATCGCTCGGCAAGGGTTTGTAGCAAAAGGACGAGGGGCTGTCATGGTTGTTTTTCTTTCGCCAAAAGCCGCTGAACTTTTTGTGGACACTGGAGTTGATTATTTTCGCAATCCAAGAAACACGCCTACTTTTTCATCGACACAAGACCTTGTGAAAGCCGGGGTCTCTTCGAAGCACCAAAAGAATCTTATAAGTTTGGTTAAAAATTACTCGCCTGCTCAGGAAATGGTTTTGAACATTGCAGTAGTTATTGGAAAAAATCTACCTAAGATACCTTTACCTCGCAACAAGGAACCTGCGGTAATTGCACAGATTaaagtttctttcaaaggcaGAAAGTTTTCGAGAACGTTCAGTCCACAAAACAGCCAAGAGTTTGAGATCAGCTCTAACAACGTGAGCGACCACTTACGGAGAAAATCTCTTTAA